The genomic DNA AGCACCCGCCCCACAATACTGCTGACCCCGTAGATAGCCGTTTGCGAGGCCAGCTTTTTCGCAATACTCATCTGGTTGAATTACAAATTTAGAATTATGAATTAAAAATTGATGCTCAAGTACTTACTCCGAAATACTTGGCATTAATTTTTAATTTTCAATCCATAATTTTTAATTACCCCTGAAGCTAGCCGGGCGCTTTTCCAGAAACGCGGCCGTGCCCTCCTTAAAGTCGGCCGTGCCGAAGGCCTGGCCAAAGGCCTCCGCCTCGGCTGTGTAGCCCGCCTCGCCGCCCTCGTCAAAATAGGTATTTACGCAGGCAATTGTGAGCCCCACAGCAACGGGAGCTTTGCTCAAAATTTTGAGTAGCAAACTTTTACAAAAATCTAGCAACTCGGTTTGCGGCACTACGTGGTTGGCCAGGCCCAGGCGCAGGGCTTCGTCGGCTTTCACCTGGTCGGCCGTGAGCAGCAGTTCCAGCGCTTTGCCCTTGCCCACGAGCTGCACCAGGCGCTGCGTGCCGCCATAGCCGGGCAGCAGGCCCAGGTTCACTTCGGGCTGCCCAAAGCGGGCGTTTTCCGAAGCTACCCGCAGGTGGCAGGCCATTGCCAGCTCGCAGCCTCCTCCCAGCGCAAAGCCGTTGACGGCCGCCACGACGGGCTTGGGGCTCGTTTCGTAGCGCCGAAACACGGCCTGGCCCCGCGCGGAGGCGTCTTGCGCGCCTGGCCCGCTCAGCGCTGCCAGCTCGGCGATGTCGGCCCCAGCTACGAATGCTTTTTCGCCGCTGCCAGTGAGCAAAATGCCGCGCACGGCCTCGTCGGCCCGCGCGTGCTCGATGGCCTCGCCAAGCTCGCCAATCGTGGCCGCGTTGAGGGCGTTGAGTTTGGTTGGGCGGTTCACGGTGATGGTCAGAATGCCAGTGGCGGCATCCAGGTCATACAGCAGGTTATCGAAAGAAGCAGTCATCTGCGAAACAACGAAAGAAGCGGGGGTAGGGAAAACAGAGCCCAAAGGTACGTGCCGGCATCAGGCGATAGATTCAGCTGCTCAATGAGTGAGTTGAGGGCTAAAAAGCGGGTATTGGGCTAATTTTTGCAAAATTAACCGGGTATCGTGCAAAACTTTGTGATTACCAATTACATCGGCTTACTTGCGTTGCCATTGGCAAACAGTGGTTTATAGCTAGTAAGCGTTGGTTGTCTAGAAATTTTCCCTCACCCTTTTCCCCTTCTTACTTGTATGGGTTTTGTTTCTGAATTCAAAGAGTTCATTTCCAAGGGCAATGTGCTCGACCTGGCCGTTGGTGTTATCATTGGCGCGGCCTTTGGCAAAATCGTGTCGTCGCTGACCGACGACATCATTATGCCCATCGTGGGTATGGGCCTGGGGCACGTTGATTTTTCCAATATCGTAGCCGGCCCCCTGAAAATCGGTTTGTTTATCAACGCTATCATCAACTTCTTGATTATTGCCTTGATTATCTTCTTCATCGTGAAGGGGGCCAACAGCATAAATAAAAAACCCGAGCCGGTGGTGGTGGTTAACGACCCTCCCGCGCCTTCAAAAGAAGAAGTGCTGCTAACGCAAATCCGCGACGCGCTGCGTAGCCGCGTCTAAGCCGCGCCGCGAGCGGCCGTTGTCGCTACGTTCGGTGCGCACTGCCCGGCCCGGAAATTATTTCGGGCCGGGCAGTGTATTTTGGCTGCTATGTGGCTTGCTGCCCGCTCATTTCTCTCGCCTCTATTTGCCATTCCCGCGTGAAAAAACTTGTTATCGCCGCGCTGTTAACCGGGTCCGCCTGGCTGCTGACTCTGCCAGCCGCGCTGGCCCAAACCACTGCGCCCAACTTTCCGACTCCCGGCAGCCCGGCCCGGCCCGCGCCTACCCCCCCCATCAACGCCGACCGTGCCCGCCGCCAGCAGCAGATGAGCCCTGAAGATGCCGCCCGCGACCAGCAATTACAAGTGCTGGAGGCGCGCACTGGCAACACCAGCCTGGGCGCTGAGCGCGGCGGCCCTTACCGGCAACTCGATAAAAACGGCGGCTCCTTCACGGTGCGCAAGTTTCGGGCGTTGCGGGGGCAGGAGCAGGAGCGGGGCGTATCGCGCCGGGTGCCAATGGGCGCGCGCACCACGGGCAAGCCTCTGGTGCATGACCACGGCCGAAAGAAAAAATTCCTCTTCTTCTAAATCACGGATTACGCAGATTTTAGCGGATTTCACGGATTTTGTGGACGATTTCTGACGGTGACTGGGAGCCGTCTTTATGTCAGCATACTACGCATAGAATAGGAGTTGGCTGAATTCAGCCCAACTAAAAAGGCTGCCCAAAAGGGCAGCCTTTTTTACGTCCACAAAATCCGTGAAATCCGCTAAAATCTGCGTAATCCGTGATTAAAGTTTGCGCTTGATTTCCTGCTCCTCGAAGCCCTCAATGTTGTCACCTTCTTGCAGGTCGTTGAAGTTTTTGACTGAGATACCGCATTCGTAGCCTTGGCGCACTTCCGAGACGTCGTCTTTGAAGCGCTTGAGGTCCTGTATCTCGCCCGTGTACTGCACGATACCGTTGCGCACTACCCGCACGCGGGTTTTGCGGTTAAACGAGCCATCCGTTACCATACAGCCGCCGATAGTACCAACCTTGGTGATGTTGAATACCTGGCGAACTTCGGCGTTGGCCACCACAATTTCGTGCACCGTGGGGGCGAGCATGCCCTCCATAGCGTCTTTCACTTCATTGATGGCGTTGTAGATAATCGAGTACAGGCGCACGTCAATCTGTTCCTGCTCGGCTAGGCGGCGGGCACTCTGCGAGGGCCGAACCTGGAAGCCGACGATAATGGCATCGGAAGCCGAAGCCAGCAGCACATCGCTTTCCGAGATGGCACCCACGCCCTTGCTCAGGATATTCACCTTCACTTCAGGAGTAGAAAGCTTCAGCAGCGAGTCGGAAAGTGCTTCCACCGAGCCGTCCACGTCACCTTTTACCAGAATGTTCAGCTCCTTAAACGAACCGATAGCCAGGCGGCGACCAATCTCATCAAGGGTGATGTGCTTCTTGGTGCGAATGGTTTGCTCACGTGCCAACTGCTGGCGCTGAGTGGCCAGTTCGCGGGCTTCACGCTCCGTTTCCATCACCTGAATGCGGTCACCGGCCTGCGGAGCGCCAGTGAGGCCCAGCACCTGCACGGGGGTAGCGGGGCCCGCCAGCTTCTTCTTTTTGCCGCGGTAGTCGGTCATGGCTTTCACGCGGCCGTAGTGCGGGCCAGCCAGCACAATGTCACCCACGTTCAGCGTACCAGTCTGCACCAGCACGGTAGTCACGTAGCCACGGCCTTTGTCCAACTCGGCTTCGATTACCGTGCCCACCGCGTTGCGGTTAGGATTGGCTTGCAAATCAAGTAGTTCAGCTTCAAGTAGTACCTTCTCAAGCAGCTCATCCACGCCGATGCCCGACTTGGCCGATACTTCCTGGCTCTGGTACTTGCCACCCCACTCTTCCACCAGGATATTCATCTGCGAAAGCTCTTCGCGGATTTTCTCAGGGTTGGCCGTGGGCTTATCTACTTTATTAAGAGCGATGATAATCGGTACCCCCGCCGCCTGGGCGTGGTTGATGGCTTCCCGAGTCTGGGGCATCACCGAGTCGTCGGCCGCAATCACGATAATGGCGATGTCCGTCACCTTGGCACCACGGGCCCGCATGGCCGTAAAGGCTTCGTGACCAGGCGTATCCAGGAACGTAATGGGGTTGCCCGACTTGGTTTTTACTTCGTAGGCACCAATGTGCTGCGTAATACCGCCAGCTTCGCCTTTAGCTACGCTCGCTTCGCGGATGTAGTCCAGCAGCGACGTTTTGCCGTGGTCCACGTGGCCCATGATGGTCACGATGGGCGCGCGGGGTAGCAAGTCTTCGGGCGCATCACTCATGTCGATGGGCTCCTCGTCTTCCTCTGCCGACAGAAATTCTACGTCATAGCCAAACTCGTCGGCAATCACCGTAATGGCTTCGGCATCGAGGCGCTGGTTGATGGAAACGAACATCCCCATACCCAGGCACACCTTGATAACCTCGTTCACGTTCACATCCATCAGCGACGCAAGGTCGTTGGCCGAAATGAACTCGGTGAGCTTGAGGGTTTTGGCATCTAGCTCGTTCTGAGCACGCAGGGCTTCGCGCTCTTCGGCCGCCATGCCCCGCTTGTCGCGGCGATACTTGGCGCGGTTGGCGGCGGCATTGGTTTTGCCACCGCTCAGCTTGGCCAGCGTCGCCTTGATTTGCTCCTGAATCTGCTTATCGTTCTGCTCGGCTGTCAGCGGTACCTGAGGGGTAACGGGGCGGTTGTTGCTCTGGCCGGGGCGGTTGCCGCCGGGGCCCGGACGATTGCCACCTTGGCCGGGACCACCGGGGCGGTTGCCACCGGGGCCACCACTCGGGCGATTGCCCTGGTAGCCACCACCTTGGCCGGTGCTAGTACTGGTGCCCGTAGTGTTGCCACCGCCGGGTTGCCCAGGGGCAGGCAAGCGCTGGCGTTTCTTCTGGTTGTTGGTGCCCACGCCGCTCTTGCGCACGTCGGACGATGCCACGGGGCGCGGCCCACGGCCACCGGGCCCACGACGGCTGGAGTCAACCGGCAGCTGAATCTTGCCCAAAACCGTCAGGCCTTTCAGCTGGTCAGCCTTGGCCGTGATAGTGCCTTCCTCTGTTGCCGGAGCTTCTGGGGCCGCCGGAGCTTCTGGAGTAGCTGGTGCTACTGGCGTTGCTACGACCGCCGGAGCCGCTGCCGCAACGGGTGCTGGCGCGCTGGGAGCCGGTGCGGCCGCCGGAGCACTCGCAACAGGTGCTGGCGTGCTAGGAGCTGGTACCAGCTTGGCTTCGGCCACCGGATTGGGTGCTACCGGAGCCGCTGCTACTGGCGCTGGTATCGGTCGGGGAGCTGGGGTAGGCGCGGGTGCCGCTGCTGCCGGAGCCGGAGCAGCCGGGCGGGCCGGAATAACGCGGCCCTTGCTATCTAACTCGATTTTGCCCAGCACCTTAAGGCCGGGAGCCTTGGGCGCTTCGGAAGAAATAGCGGGTTGGGCGGCGACTGGGGGGGTAGGGGCCACAGGGGCAGCAGCCGGAGCCGCTACTACCGGGGCAGGCGCTACCGCCACCACCGGCGCAGGCGTTGCCACCGGAGCCGGCGCGGGCGCTACTACTACGGGAGCAGCCACTGGAGCAGGAGCAGGCTTAGCCACCGGCGCGGGAGCCGCTACGAGAGCAGGCTTGGCCGCAGCGGCCTGGGACTGAGCGTTTAGCTCACTTTGACGACGGGCCTGGGTGTGGCGCTCGGCATCCTGCTTATCCTGAGCCGAAGCCGCGAATTCTTTCTCCAACAGGCTCACCTGCTCACCAGTGAGCTTGGTTGTGGGCTTGTTTTCTATCGCAATCCCTTTGCGGGAAAGGGCCTCGACAGCCCGGTCGATGCCAATGTTCAGGTCTTTGGCTGCCTGTAAGAGCCGTTTCGGGGTTGCTTCCGCCATTCTAATAAGTCGCGAACGAATACGTTCAGGGTGCAAAGGTAAAGATTAATTCTGGCCAGCAGGCTATAAGTCAAGCCTACTGGCCTGATTTAATAACTTACCTGCTGGCGATTGCCCCCGGCCCTCATTGGGCGGCCGGGGCGCTGTCGGTGTTGGCGTCGGTGGCTGGGGTGGCCGCCTTAGCGTCGGCGTCGGCAGCGGGGGTAGGTTCCGTATCGTCGGCCGGGAGGCTGGCCGCGGCTACGGGGGCACTGCCGGCGTCTTCGGGCAAGTTGTCGTCGTCGGCAAATTCCTGGCGGATAACGCGGTACACATCATCTACCGTTTCTTCCTCCAACTCGGTGCGGCGCACGATGTCGTCCTTTTTCACGGCTAATACGGCGCGGCCGGTGTCGAGGCCGATTTTCTTCAGCTCGGCAATTACCCAGCCTTCGATTTCATCGGTAAACTCGTCGAGCGCGATATCTTCTTCGTAGTCAGTAGCTTCGCGAAACACGTCGATTTCCATTCCCACCAGCCGCGAGGCCAGCTTGATGTTGGCACCGCCCCGGCCAATGGCCAGGCTAACTTGGTCAGGTTTCATGAACACGGAAACCCGGCCCGTTTGTTCACTGATTTTCATCGAGCCAACCTTAGCCGGCGACAAGGCCCGCGAAATGAACAACTCCAGGTTATCGGTGTAGTTGATGATGTCGATGTTCTCGTTCATCAGTTCGCGCACCACGGGGTGAATGCGGCTGCCCTTCATGCCCACGCAGGCACCTACCGGGTCAATGCGCTCGTCGTAGCTTTCCACGGCCACTTTGGCGCGCTCGCCGGGCTCACGCACCACGTTTTTGATGCTGATGAGGCCGTCGAAAATCTCGGGCACTTCCTGCTCAAACAAGCGCTCCAGAAAAGCCGGCGCGGCGCGGCTCAGAATCACTTTAGGTGAGCCGTTTACCACGTCCACGCGGTGCACCACGGCGCGCACGGTGTCGCCCTTGCGGTAGCGGTCCTTCGGGATTTGCTCGCTCTTGGGCAGCACCAGCTCGTTCTCGTCCTTATCCAGAATGAGCGCCTCGCGGCTCCACACCTGGTACACTTCGCCGGTGATAATCTCGCCCACCAGGTCCTTGTATTTCTGGTACAGGTTGTCGCGCTCCATGTCCTTCACCCGCTGAATCAGCGTCTGGCGGGCCAGCAGCACGGCGCGGCGGCCAAAATCCTCAATCTTAATCGGTTCGGCCACCGATTCGCCAATTTCGAAGTCGGGCTCAATCCCTTGGGCCTCGGCCAGCGGAATCTTGTCAAAATCCCAGATATCCTCCGAGTCATCGTCCACGATTTCGCGGTTACGCCATATTTCGAGGTCGCCGTTGTCGGGGTTGATAATCACGTCGAAGTTGGAGTCGTCCTCAAACTTCTTGCGAATCATCGTCCGAAACACGTCATCCAGAATGGACATCATCGTGGGCCGGTCGATGTTGCGGCTCTTGGCAAACTCCTGGAAGTTCTCGATGAGCAGCCGCGCGTTCATATCGGCCGCGGCGGCCGCGACTTCCTGGGGGCTGGGGGTTACTTTTTTAGCCATGATTTTTAGGTTCTTAGTTCCTCTTCAAAAATCGTTTGTCATTGTGAGCGCAGCGCTCGCAATGACAAATGATTTCTAATTAAAACTTACTTAAAAGAGATAACAACGGTGGCCTGCTGAATGTCCCCGAAAGGAATAAAGACGGCCGGGAGCGTGGTTTTTTTGGTTCTGACTTTCACAACTTCTTCCAGCTCAATGCCTTCGGACGTGACGGCGGTGAGCGGGCCGGTTTTCTCGGTGCCGTCCTGCAGCTTCAGCGCGAGGCTGCGGCCGATGTGGCGGTTGTACTGGCGCGGGTCGGTGAGGGGCTGGTCGGCCCCCGGCGAAGTCACTTCGAGCGAGTAGGCCGCCTCTTCGCCGTAGGCCTCTTCGAGGCCGCGGTTGAGGCGGCGCGTCACCTGGGCGCACTCCTGAATGCCGAGGCCGTTAGGCCCGTCGAGGGTAACCGTAATCTTGGGCATCACCGAGTCCGACACGGTGAGGCCGACCACGTATAAGCCGCTGTCGCCCAAAGAGTCGGCGAGCAATTGCTGAATGCGGGTTTGGTCAAATTGAGCCATGACGGGCGGGGTAGGGGGCAAAAAAAGAGGGGACTGCGCGTCCCCTCTTTTCAGATTGAATACCAAATTCTGGCGCAAAGATACGGCTTTTTCCGGCTCAGTGCAAAAAGGCTCAATAGCCCACGGCCGCGTCGTCGCCGCGCGGGTCGGCACCGCCTTCGAGCTGCCCGTTGGGCAGCACCCGAATGAGGTCGAGGCGGCCCCAGGCGTTGCGCGGCTTGGGGTTAAAGCCCTTTTGCTGAAGCGTTTGCTCGGCGGCGGGCGTAAGCGCGCCGGCTTCTACGTCGAGCTGGTCGGGCAGCCACTGGTGATGCAGGCGCGGGGCGGCGGCCGTCTGCTCGGCGTTGGCCCCGTAGTCCACCACGGCCAAAATACTTTGCAACACGGTGGTAATGATAGTGCTACCCCCCGGCGAGCCGGTGACGAGCGCCAGCTTGCCACCTTTGGCCAGGATGGTGGGCGTCATGCTGCTGAGCATGCGCTTGCCGGGCGCGATGGCGTTGGCGGTGCCGCCCACCAGGCCGTACATGTTGGGCACGCCAGCTTTCGAGCTGAAGTCATCCATCTCATTATTAAGCAGAAAGCCCGCGCCGGCCACCACCACTTTGCTGCCGTAGGCCCCGTTGAGGGTAGTGGTGCAGCTCACGGCGTTGCCCTGGGCATCCACGATGTCGTAGTGGGTGGTCTGGTCGCTTTCGTAGCGCGGCAGGCCGGGGCCGGCCGTGATGTCGGCGCTGGGCGTGGCCTGGCCGTCGGGGCGCAGGGTGCTGCTGCGCTGCTTATTATAAGATTTCTCCAACAGCTGGACCACCGGCACCTTGCCAAAGTCAGGGTCACCGAGGTAGGTGGCGCGGTCGGCGTAGGCGCGGCGCTCGGCCTCCGTAATAAGCGCCACGGCGGCCGGCGTGTGGTAGCCGAGCTTGGCCAAGTCGTGGGGTTCCAGCATTTGCAGAATTTGCAGCAGCGCTACCCCCCCGCTGCTGGGCGGTGGCATCGTAATCACGTCGTAGCCCCGGTAGGTGCCGCGCAGCGGGTCGCGCCATTTAGGCTGGTAGCCGTCGAGGTCCTTTTGCGTAACCAAGCCGTCGCCTTTTTTTATTTCCGCCAAAATCAGCTCAGCGGTGCGGCCCTGGTAGAAGCCCGCCCGCCCCTGGCTTTGCACGCGCTGGAGCACGGCCGCCAGCTCGGGCTGCTTGAGCGTATCGCCCTTTTGCCAGGGGGTAGGGCGAACAAATACGGGTGGCGAACCGGGGTTGTATTTAATAAAATCGGCCTGCGTGCGGTTGAGGCCGGCGGCTTCCTTGTCGGTGAGGGCCACGCCGTGGGCGGCTAGGCGCACGGCCGGCGCTACGAGCTTGGCCCAGGGGAGCTTGCCCAGCTTTTTGTGTAGGGCCTCCATGCCGGCCACGGTGCCGGGCGTGCCCACGGCCAGCGCGCCGGCGGTGCTACGGCCGGGCACCACGTTGCCGCTGGCATCGAGGTACATGTCGCGGCTGGCGGCGGCGGGCGCAGTTTCGCGGAAGTCAAGCGTGCCAGCCGGGCCGGCGTGGTCACGGTACACGATGAAGCCGCCACCGCCCACGTTGCCGGCCACCGGCAGCACCACGGCCAGCGCAAACTGCACAGCCACGGCCGCATCGTAAGCATTGCCGCCCTGCTCCATAATGTCGCGGCCTACCCTAGAGGCTATCGGGTGGGCCGACACCACCAGCGCGTGGCGCGCCACCACGGGCGCGGCGGCCGGCGGCAGTTGGTCTTTGGCCAGAGCGGAGGGGGTAGGGCGACTTGGGCGGGCGGGCGCGGCTCGCTGGCCCAGGGCCGGGCCGGCCAGCGCGGTCAGCAGCAGGGCCGCCGCCGAAAAACGAGAAATCGTGTGCATGGCCGCAAAGTAGGCATAAAGCCCCGGCAACCGGGTAGTTGGCTACCTTTGGGCCACTCACCTTGCCCTTTTTCCATGTCTGCCAATACGCTCGCCGCCGCTCCCGCTCCCACGCTGGCCCTCACGCAGGAAGATTCCTGGCTCCAGCCCTACGAACCCATTTTGCTGGCCCGCCAGCAGCGCCTGGCCGACCGCCTGGCCGCCATCACCAAGGAATATAGTTCGCTGAGCAAATTTGCCACCGCTCACCAGCGGCTGGGCCTGCATTATGATACGCGCCGCCGCGGCTACGTGGTGCGCGAGTGGGCGCCCGGTGCCGAATCGGTGAGCCTGGTCGGCGACTTCAATTTCTGGAATCGGGAGGCCGATTATCTGCAAAAAGACGACGCGACGGGCATTTGGGAAGGCTTTATTGCGGATGATACCAACGGCCGCCGCCCCGCCGCCGGCACGCGCTACAAGCTGCACGTGACCGCCCACGGCCAGGGCAAGGACCGCCTGCCCGCCTACCTGCGCCGCGCCGTGCAAGATGAGGATTCTAAAGATTATTCGGCCCAAATCTGGGTGCCCGAAACCCCGTTTAAGTGGACCGACCAGACCTTTCGCATCGCCAACGCCACCAAGGGCCAGCCGCTCATCTACGAGGCGCACGTGGGCATGGCCCAGGAGGAGGGTAGGGTCGGCACCTACCGCGAGTTTGCCGACCACATTCTGCCGCGCATTCAGGCCGATGGCTACAATACCATCCAGCTGATGGCCGTGCTGGAGCATCCGTACTACGGCTCGTTTGGCTACCATGTGGCCAATTTTTTCGCGCCCAGCTCGCGCTTCGGCACGCCCGAGGACTTGAAATACCTCCTGAACGAGGCCCACCAGCGCGGCCTCGCGGTGCTGCTCGACCTAGTGCATTCGCACGCCGTGAAGAACGAGGCCGAGGGCCTGGCCGACTTCGACGGCTCGGGCAACCTGTATTTTCACCAGGGCGAGCGCGGCAACCACCCCGGCTGGGACAGCAAGCTGTTCGACTACGGCCGGCCCGAGGTGCAGCAATTTCTGCTCAGCAACCTGCGCTACTGGCTCGAAGAGTTTCATTTTGACGGGTTTAGGTTCGATGGCGTCACGTCCATGCTCTACCACCACCACGGCGAGGGCCACGCCTTTGGGGGCTACGACAGCTACTTCGGCCCCGAGGCCGACAACGACGCCATTCTGTACCTGATGCTGGCCAGCACGCTGGTGCGCGAGGTGAAAAAATCGGCCCTGCTCATCGCCGAAGACATGAGCGGCCTACCCGGCCTGTGCCGTCCCATCGCCGAGGGGGGGGTAGGGTTCGACTACCGCCTGGCGATGGGCCTGCCCGATTTCTGGATTAAAAACCTCAAGCACCAGCGCGATGAAGACTGGGACCTCGGCGAGCTGTGGCACCAGCTCACCAACCGCCGGGCGGGCGAAAAAACCGTGGCCTACGCCGAAAGCCACGACCAGGCGCTGGTAGGCGATAAAACGCTCAGCCACTGGCTCTATGACGCGGCTATCTACACCAACATGGGCGTGCTCGACGGCGACCCGCGGGTGGCCCGCGCCACGGCGCTGCACAAGCTCATGCGGCTGCTCACGCTCAGCGCGGGCGGCGAGGCCTACCTCAACTTTATGGGCAATGAGTTTGGCCACCCCGAATGGGTCGATTTTCCGCGCGCCGGCAACGACTGGAGCTACCACTTCGCCCGCCGCCAGTGGAGCCTGGCCGACAACCCCGACCTGCGCTTCTCACAGCTGCTGGCCTTCGACCACGCCATGCTGCAAGTGGCCCGCGAGCGCCAGCTGCTCACCAAAGGCCCCGCCACGCTGCTCAACCTCGATTATGAGAACCGCGTCCTCACCTTTGAGCGCGCCGGCCTGGTATTCGTGTTCAGCTTCAACGTGAGCGAAAGCTTTTCCGACTACGGTATTCCGGTGCCGGCCGCGGGCCGCTACCGCCTGCTGCTCAGCACCGACCGCCCCGAATTCGGCGGCTTCGCCCGGCTCGATGCAAAGGTGATTTACGACACCTTCGGCGGCGGCGGCACGGCCGAAGCGCCGCGCCTGCGCCTCTACGTGCCCAGCCGCACGGCCCTGGTGCTGGCGAGGGGGTAGGGATTAATAACTATAGGACTTACGCACTTGGTGGTAACTTGAGAAAAAGCCTAGCCCAATGGTGACGCAAGCAACCTACATCGAGTACCTGCTCAGTACGCCCCGCAATTATACGTGCACGCACCTTGCCGAGCACTTGCCGCAGGTGAGCCACGACCAAGTGAACCGGTTTTTGCGCCGCAGCTCGTTCTCACCCACGCAGTTGCGGGAGTTGGTGCTACCCTTGTTGAGTGACTCGCCCGAGGCCTTTTTGTTCGTCGACGACAGTGTGCAGGACAAGCGCTACAGCCGTTTTATCGAGGTGGCCAAGCGCCAGTACTCCGGCGCCGCCCACGGCTTGGTGACCGGCATCTGCTTGGTCAACCTGGTGCACAGCAGTGGGGAGGCCGGTGATTTTCTGCCCCTGGACTACCGCGTGTACGCCCCGCAGCAGGATGCGCTGAGCAAGAACGAGCATTTCCAGGCCATGTTCGCCCACGTGGTGGCCGAAGACAAAATCCAGGCCCGCACCCTCTTGTTCGATGCCTGGTACAGCGGCAGCGAGAACCTGAAGCGCATTCACCGCGCCGGTTGGACGTTTTTCACGACCCTGAAAAGCAACCGGTTGGTGAGTGCGAACAAGGAGACGGGCTATCAAGCCCTGGACGCAGTGGACCCGCCGCCGGGCGGGTGGAGCACGGGGTTGGAAGTGCGCTTAAAGCAGGTGCCGTTTGCGGTGCGTTTGTTCAAGCTGGTCGCCGCCAACGGCGACATTGAATGGGTCGTGACCAATAACTTCGCCTTCACCCTGACCCAGCAACTCGTCGAAGTCACGACCCGCACGCGCTGGCAGGTGGAAGAGTTTCACCGCAGCTTCAAGCAGCTCACCGGGGCTGAAAAATGCCAGTGCCGCCGTGCCCAGGCCCAGCGCAACCACTTGGCTTGTTGCTACCTGGCCTGGGTGTCCTTGCGCCAGTTTGCCCGCCAAACCGCCCAAACCCTGTACCAAGCCCATCAGCAGCAGTGGGCTCCTTATCTGCGCCAGTTGCTAGCCAAACCCCTCATTCCAGCGCTAATACCGACGAGTGCGTAAGTCCTAAACTAATAACAAGTGACTAATGACCCTTAAATTTATTAGGGGTGTATAGCTCAGGGAGTCAGCTGTTTAAGGTGGGTGCGTGGGGTCAGGTGTTTGCGTTTCAGCTGGCGGTATGCACGGGCTGCCGGCTTTTTGCCCGGTAGCCCGTTGTGCTCAGGCTTTATACCAACCTGTAAATTTCATGCGCCGTTTTACGCGCTCAGTACACGACCCAAAATCCTTGCAATCAGGTTATTGTGTGCTGCTTTGGGCCACGTAGGGGCGGTCGCCCTTCCACTTTACTTTTCAAGTACGCTAGTTAAAGCTATGCCCTTTAGGGCAAGACTTTAGTTGCTACTCACTTTTGCCGGTCTTGTTCAGGCAAGGCTGTTTAATTTTTGATTGTCAGTTAGTTATTGCTATTTGCTCAATGACCGACGCCAGCGTTTAGCCAGCAGAATTTTATTCTAAAGCGACCCACTTTCAGTGGCTTCTTTCAGTCGGCTTTAGCCGAAACCGCCGAATTCCATTCGCTTTCAAACCTATGGACTTACAGTCCATAGTCGTTTAGTTCTACTTTGGAGAGATGCCAGGTTTTGCCGTGGTCGTCGTTGCCCTGGTAAAAAAGGTAGGTCCGCCCGTCGTCATCCCGGAAAATGGCGGGGTGGCCCGACTCGCTGGAATTCCAGCTGCCGGGCGGCCCATTGCGCAAAAAGGGCTCATTGGAGAGGCGGGTCCAGCGCACGCCATCGCGGCTGCGGGCCACGCCAATCTGCTGGGGCTCATTATTATACGCGCCGGCGTAGAACATGTAGAGCCACTTGCCGCGCTTCAGGCACGAGGCTCCTTCCAGGCATTTTTTCTCCCACGGCAGCCGGGGCCGCAGAATGGCCGAGTCGGCCAGCTGCTGCCAGGCAGCGCGCCCAAAATCCGTTTGCAAGCCGGTGGTCGCGGCCACGCCCTGCATCTGAATCTGATAGGAAGGGTCGCGGGTGGCGAAGTACAGGAAGTAGCGGTCTTTAAAAGCCACCACTTCCGCGTCGATGGCGCGGCCGACCGTCCAGGCCCCGGTGGGGTGGAAAATGGGGTTGGAAGCGTCGC from Hymenobacter psoromatis includes the following:
- a CDS encoding enoyl-CoA hydratase, coding for MTASFDNLLYDLDAATGILTITVNRPTKLNALNAATIGELGEAIEHARADEAVRGILLTGSGEKAFVAGADIAELAALSGPGAQDASARGQAVFRRYETSPKPVVAAVNGFALGGGCELAMACHLRVASENARFGQPEVNLGLLPGYGGTQRLVQLVGKGKALELLLTADQVKADEALRLGLANHVVPQTELLDFCKSLLLKILSKAPVAVGLTIACVNTYFDEGGEAGYTAEAEAFGQAFGTADFKEGTAAFLEKRPASFRGN
- a CDS encoding mechanosensitive ion channel protein MscL; this translates as MGFVSEFKEFISKGNVLDLAVGVIIGAAFGKIVSSLTDDIIMPIVGMGLGHVDFSNIVAGPLKIGLFINAIINFLIIALIIFFIVKGANSINKKPEPVVVVNDPPAPSKEEVLLTQIRDALRSRV
- a CDS encoding ribosome maturation factor — encoded protein: MAQFDQTRIQQLLADSLGDSGLYVVGLTVSDSVMPKITVTLDGPNGLGIQECAQVTRRLNRGLEEAYGEEAAYSLEVTSPGADQPLTDPRQYNRHIGRSLALKLQDGTEKTGPLTAVTSEGIELEEVVKVRTKKTTLPAVFIPFGDIQQATVVISFK
- a CDS encoding translation initiation factor IF-2, which produces MAEATPKRLLQAAKDLNIGIDRAVEALSRKGIAIENKPTTKLTGEQVSLLEKEFAASAQDKQDAERHTQARRQSELNAQSQAAAAKPALVAAPAPVAKPAPAPVAAPVVVAPAPAPVATPAPVVAVAPAPVVAAPAAAPVAPTPPVAAQPAISSEAPKAPGLKVLGKIELDSKGRVIPARPAAPAPAAAAPAPTPAPRPIPAPVAAAPVAPNPVAEAKLVPAPSTPAPVASAPAAAPAPSAPAPVAAAAPAVVATPVAPATPEAPAAPEAPATEEGTITAKADQLKGLTVLGKIQLPVDSSRRGPGGRGPRPVASSDVRKSGVGTNNQKKRQRLPAPGQPGGGNTTGTSTSTGQGGGYQGNRPSGGPGGNRPGGPGQGGNRPGPGGNRPGQSNNRPVTPQVPLTAEQNDKQIQEQIKATLAKLSGGKTNAAANRAKYRRDKRGMAAEEREALRAQNELDAKTLKLTEFISANDLASLMDVNVNEVIKVCLGMGMFVSINQRLDAEAITVIADEFGYDVEFLSAEEDEEPIDMSDAPEDLLPRAPIVTIMGHVDHGKTSLLDYIREASVAKGEAGGITQHIGAYEVKTKSGNPITFLDTPGHEAFTAMRARGAKVTDIAIIVIAADDSVMPQTREAINHAQAAGVPIIIALNKVDKPTANPEKIREELSQMNILVEEWGGKYQSQEVSAKSGIGVDELLEKVLLEAELLDLQANPNRNAVGTVIEAELDKGRGYVTTVLVQTGTLNVGDIVLAGPHYGRVKAMTDYRGKKKKLAGPATPVQVLGLTGAPQAGDRIQVMETEREARELATQRQQLAREQTIRTKKHITLDEIGRRLAIGSFKELNILVKGDVDGSVEALSDSLLKLSTPEVKVNILSKGVGAISESDVLLASASDAIIVGFQVRPSQSARRLAEQEQIDVRLYSIIYNAINEVKDAMEGMLAPTVHEIVVANAEVRQVFNITKVGTIGGCMVTDGSFNRKTRVRVVRNGIVQYTGEIQDLKRFKDDVSEVRQGYECGISVKNFNDLQEGDNIEGFEEQEIKRKL